Proteins from one Impatiens glandulifera chromosome 2, dImpGla2.1, whole genome shotgun sequence genomic window:
- the LOC124925732 gene encoding reticulocalbin-2-like, which translates to MSRVSIIIYIAVAILLLILISHSPNKSSQGRHRRLKLRSNFSFVGSTGDKRRHEHVPFDPLVSDIEMRREDKEWEIKQFEHSHPEITHQSPQDESQPEWDDFINAEDYLNDEERFNVTDRLILLFPKLDVDPSDGYTTEHELTEWILKNTEKEVLHRTQRDLELHDKNKDGLISFAEYDPPSWIHNSDNTSVGNEMGWWKEGHFNASDSNGDGFLNVTEFNDFLHPSDTNNPKLLQWLSKEEIRERDTDKDGKASFEEFFHGLFDMLRNYDEEVVEEHNSSVEIDDGRKSAARKLFAQLDKDGDGYLSDMELLPVIRKLHPTERYYSKQQADYIISQADSDKDGRLSLTEMIDNPYAFYSAIFSEEDEDDYQYHEEFR; encoded by the exons ATGAGCAGAGTATCTATCATCATCTACATCGCAGTAGCAATTCTCCTTCTGATCCTAATTTCCCATTCTCCAAATAAATCGTCTCAAGGCCGTCACCGCCGCCTCAAGCTCCGTTCCAATTTCTCCTTCGTTGGCAGCACAGGTGACAAGCGCCGTCACGAACATGTTCCGTTCGACCCACTTGTTTCCGACATTGAGATGAGAAGAGAGGATAAAGAATGGGAAATTAAGCAATTTGAACATTCCCACCCTGAAATCACGCACCAATCTCCTCAAGATGAGTCTCAACCAGAATGGGATGATTTTATAAATGCGGAGGATTATCTGAATGATGAAGAGAGGTTCAATGTGACCGACAGGTTGATCTTGTTGTTCCCTAAGCTAGATGTCGATCCATCCGATGGATATACTACCGAACATGAGCTGACGGAGTGGATTTTGAAGAATACGGAGAAGGAAGTTCTACATCGAACTCAGAGAGATTTGGAGCTTCATGACAAGAATAAGGACGGACTCATCTCCTTTGCCGAGTATGATCCTCCAAGTTGGATTCACAATTCAG ACAATACTTCTGTTGGGAACGAAATGGGTTGGTGGAAAGAGGGACATTTCAATGCCTCGGATTCCAATGGAGATGGGTTCCTGAATGTAACTGAGTTTAATGA CTTTCTTCATCCGTCTGACACCAATAACCCAAAGCTACTCCAATGGTTGTCCAAGGAAGAGATAAG GGAAAGAGATACTGATAAAGATGGGAAAGCGAGTTTTGAAGAATTTTTCCATGGGCTATTTGATATGTTGAGAAATTATGACGAGGAGGTTGTGGAGGAACACAATTCTTCTGTAGAAATTGATGATGGCAGAAAATCCGCTGCTAGAAAGTTGTTTGCACAGCTTGACAAAGATGGAGATGG ATACTTGTCTGATATGGAACTGTTACCAGTCATTAGGAAACTTCATCCTACCGAGCGTTACTATTCAAAACAGCAGGCAGATTACATAATATCACAG GCTGATTCAGATAAAGATGGTCGTCTGTCTCTTACAGAAATGATCGATAATCCTTACGCGTTCTATAGTGCCATCTTcagtgaagaagatgaagacgaTTACCAGTACCATGAAGAATTCcgctaa
- the LOC124928143 gene encoding dihydroceramide fatty acyl 2-hydroxylase FAH1-like, whose product MVAQSFTVDLNKPLVFQVGHLEEEYQEWVHQPIVSKEGPRFFENDILEFLTLTHWWVVPLIWLPVVCWFVSKSVWMGYTAPQIFLLMVSGIFVWTLLEYTLHRFLFHIETKTYWGNTLHYLLHGCHHKHPMDGLRLVFPPAATAILLVPFWNFARLISTPSTCPALFGGGLLGYVMYDVTHYYLHHGQPTSEVPRSMKKYHLNHHFRIQDKGFGITSSLWDKVFGTLPKSKAAKKSL is encoded by the exons ATGGTGGCTCAAAGCTTCACAGTTGATTTGAACAAACCACTTGTCTTCCAG GTTGGGCATCTTGAAGAGGAATATCAGGAATGGGTTCATCAACCAATTGTCAGCAAGGAAGGTCCacgattttttgaaaatgacattttagAG TTTTTGACCCTAACACACTGGTGGGTTGTTCCACTTATTTGGCTGCCAGTTGTATGCTGGTTTGTCTCCAAGTCAGTGTGGATGGGCTACACAGCCCCTCAAATATTCTTGTTGATGGTTTCTGGAATCTTTGTATGGACACTGTTGGAGTACACTTTACATAGATTCCTGTTTCACATCGAAACAAAGACCTATTG GGGAAATACCTTACATTATCTTCTTCATGGTTGTCATCATAAACACCCTATGGATGGACTTCGACTTGTTTTTCCTCCTGCTGCTACAGCTATTCTCTTGGTACCG TTCTGGAACTTTGCAAGACTTATTTCTACTCCATCAACATGTCCTGCATTGTTTGGAGGCGGTTTACTTGGCTATGTAATGTATGATGTTACTCATTACTATTTGCATCATGGACAACCGACAAGTGAAGTACCTCGATCTATGAAG AAGTACCACTTGAACCACCATTTCCGGATTCAGGACAAGGGTTTTGGTATTACTTCCTCTTTATGGGACAAGGTTTTTGGAACGCTGCCTAAATCAAAAGCGGCTAAAAAGAGCTTGTAA
- the LOC124924495 gene encoding transcription factor MYB80-like: MGRIPCCEKDNVKRGQWTPEEDNKLSSYISQHGTRNWRLIPKNAGLQRCGKSCRLRWTNYLRPDLKHGDFSPAEEQTIIKLHAVVGNRWSLIAAQLPGRTDNDVKNYWNTKLKKRLSGMGIDPVTHKPFSHLMAEIATTLAPPQVAHLTEAALGCFKDEMLHLLTKKRIDFQLQPTHVAPSHSINTVENMKMGFSSLALISTSSTSSSDHDFQGGECIHRFHYVDPTTSFGSEGGVDGSPWNQSVGDPCEGTTLVNRSMHETKLELDHEVEKLGVGRINNNKNGTGSSSIFGSDSETQIEEEDDYCEKDHREKDHRKDHYERDNYREEDNYREEDLTVEAGGYDNLTFDERSCRNYILEVVRLRLRNGDAEALCRATYEFFSNVITFVTTYLTNCYDMPFAPFVGVNYHGQSILLGFGLLSSEDSESFI; encoded by the exons ATGGGGCGAATTCCTTGTTGCGAGAAAGACAATGTGAAGAGGGGACAATGGACTCCGGAGGAAGACAACAAACTCTCCTCCTACATTTCTCAACATGGCACCCGAAACTGGCGCCTTATCCCCAAGAATGCtg GGCTCCAACGATGTGGCAAAAGTTGCAGGCTTCGATGGACCAACTACCTCCGCCCTGACCTTAAGCACGGGGACTTCTCCCCTGCTGAAGAGCAAACCATCATAAAACTCCATGCAGTCGTTGGCAATAG ATGGTCATTGATCGCAGCCCAACTCCCAGGACGAACAGACAACGATGTTAAGAACTATTGGAACACCAAGTTAAAGAAAAGGCTTTCAGGAATGGGTATTGACCCGGTGACCCATAAACCTTTCTCTCATCTTATGGCAGAGATCGCCACCACCTTGGCTCCACCACAGGTGGCTCACCTTACAGAAGCCGCATTGGGTTGCTTCAAAGACGAGATGCTCCATCTTCTAACTAAGAAGCGAATCGACTTCCAGCTCCAACCGACCCATGTTGCCCCATCACATTCCATTAACACCGTAGAAAATATGAAGATGGGATTTTCTAGCTTAGCTTTAATATCCACTTCTTCAACATCTTCATCTGATCATGATTTTCAAGGTGGGGAATGCATCCATAGGTTTCATTATGTGGACCCAACTACTTCATTTGGATCTGAGGGCGGAGTTGATGGGTCTCCTTGGAACCAGAGCGTTGGAGACCCTTGTGAGGGGACAACACTAGTCAACCGTAGTATGCATGAGACGAAGCTTGAGCTTGATCATGAAGTGGAGAAATTAGGAGTTGGgagaattaataataataaaaatggtaCTGGGTCTAGCAGCATATTTGGTTCTGATAGTG AAACTCAaatcgaagaagaagacgatTACTGCGAAAAAGACCACCGAGAAAAAGACCACCGTAAAGACCACTACGAAAGAGACAACTACCGCGAAGAAGACAACTACCGCGAAGAAGACTTAACag ttgaagctggTGGATATGATAATCTGACTTTTGATGAGAGAAGCTGTAGAAACTATATTTTAGAAGTTGTGCGGTTGCGGTTAAGAAATGGTGATGCTGAAGCGCTATGTCG GGCTACTTATGAGTTCTTCTCGAATGTCATCACATTTGTcacaacatatttgacaaacTGTTATGATATGCCTTTTGCTCCTTTTGTCGGGGTTAATTATCATGGACAATCAATTTTGCTAGGATTTGGCTTGCTATCCAGTGAGGATTCGGAGTCATTTATCTAG